The genomic region TCGGGACAATCGGCCCTTCCCTCGGAGGGGCGGGCGGTCTATCTCGGCCTGGTGGTGGCCGCCCTGTTGCCGGTATCGGTGGATCCGGTCATCGCCACGGCGGCCTCGCTGCTGACGGTCTTTGCCGGAGTCTGGCTTTTTGGCGGACCGGGGCGGTACTGGATTCATCCTTCTCTGGTGGGAATCGCCCTGGCGGGAGCCCTGGTTCCTTCGGCGGGAACGGTCCTTGAGGGAGGAGGGGCGACGCTCTTCTCCTTTCTTCCGGAATTGCTTTCTCAGGCTGTGCCTTCCCTTGAGCATTTTCTTCTGGAGCCCTTGGGCGTCCGGGTTCCCCGGGAGGCCTGGAGTCTCATTCTGGGAGAGACGGGGCTTTCGGGATCTGCCATGACGGCGGGGCTGGTTTGGCCGTCGCTTCTGGGGGCGATGATTGTTTTCGGTGAGGATCTTGCGCCAGCGGTAACGTCCCTTCTCTTTCTTCTCTCCTATCTGGGGCTGGTGTGGCTCCTGGGGGGGCTTCCCCTGGGGGAGGGGCTTGCCGGGGGAGATCCGCTTCAGGCGATGTTTATGACCAACGCGGTCTTTGTTCTTGTCTTTGTCCTGGCTGATCCCGGTAGTCGACCTTCCTCCCGGGGGGGGATGGCTGCCTTCGGTATTCTGGCGGGATCCCTGGCTGCCCTCTTCTGGGTTTCCCGGGAGGTGGTGATCCCTGCAACAGCAGCGGTTTTTATCGCCGGCTTTTTTATTCCTCTTCTGGATATTCTGGTATGCAAGGTGAGGCGGTGGTGAAGGAATCCTTGCAACGAACAGGAAAAACCCTGGGGCTGGTTCTGGGCGTGCTCCTGGTGGTTCTGACGGCTCATCTGGTCTTTGGCCCCGGAGCGGAACGAATTCAGGCCAGGGAATTGGCCCGGGCGCTCCGGGAGGTATCCCATGGTGCGGAGATGGCCCCGCAGGGGGTGACTCTGGAGGGCCGGGACTACTGGGAGGTCCCCTCCACAGGGGGAGTAGTGATCCGGACCAGCGCCCGGGGGTATCAGTCCCGGCTGGATTTGCTCTTGTATCTCCGGGAGAATCTTTCCCTTGACCGGTTTCTTGTCGTCCAGGGCTACGAAGGGCCCTATCTGGAGCAACTCCTCTCCCGGGGAACGCTCGATGGGCTCAGCGGGGCCACCTGGACGAGAGGTGCCATTGAACAGGCTCTGGTGAGCGCCCGGCAGGACCTCATCAGGACAAGAGAGGCTGTGGAATGAACCGAGACATAATAAAGGGTGTAGCCGAGGGGAATCCTCTGTGGGTGACCCCCCTGGCTTTGCCCCTTGCCCTCTTCGCGAGTCAATCCTGGTATATGACAGCGATCTTCGCTCTGGCTGTTCCTCTGTTGCTGGTGCTCACTCATGCCATCGCGGCACTTCTGGAGCGCTGGTTTCCGCCAGATTATTCGTTGCTGGTGGTGTTGCTCGTGGGGGGAGCGCTCATTTCGTTAACAGAGTTGGGCCTTGCCTTTGCCGGAATCATCCTGCCCACCCGGGCGCTTTATCTTTTTCGATCCATCGCTGTCTCGGGGGTGATGCTCTGGCCGGTGAGAGAGGGCTGTCGCCGGGGTGAATCCTATGCGGATCGGATCTGCCGAATAACAGGGTTGGCCTTGGGTTTTCTTGTGGGTCTTGTGATATTATCGGTTATACGCATTCCCATTATCCAGGGGGGCTTCAAGCCGGCCAACTCTGTTGCGTTCGGTCTTTTTCTGCTCGCCCTGGGGCGTATTGTGGTAAATAAAGTGTCCGTCCGGGGAGATTCCCCGCACAAGGAGAATCATTAGACATGCAACTTGGAGCCTTGCTGCTGACCGCGGCGGTGGCACAGAATGTTGTGCTGGTCCATTTTCTGGCGCCCTGGCCCCTGCCTGATCTGGTTCGATCGGTTCGGCGGAGTGTTCTTTTTTCTCTCGGTATAACGCTTGCACTGGTATGGGTCTCCCTGCTCTATGGAGCTCTTTTCCGGTTTGTTCTGCTTCCGCTTTCTCTGGAGTATCTGGCAACGGTTTCCCTTCTGGGGGTGCTGGCCTTCTCCTCTGCCGGAGGAATCGCGCTGGTTTCGTTTTTTTCCCCTTTCTCCCGGGAGCACTGCGCCCGGGTTCTCCCGGTGGTCTTCTTTAACAGCACCCTCTTTGTGGTGCCCATGGCGATCGCCGCCGAGGTGGATTCCCTCCGCCTCATGCCTGCCGTGGCTGCGGCGGCAGGGCTGGGGCTTTTTTGTGCGCTGGTTCCTGTCGCGGCTGTCATACGACACCTCCAGGGGGTTCGCTTGCCCCGGGTCCTTCGGGGTGAGGTGATCGTGCTTCTGGCTGCTGCAGTTTTTGCCCTGGCGCTTCAGCAGATCGATGGCCTGCTTGCTTCATTTATTTATCCGCTGTGGTAACTACAGGATGTGGCGATGCCTTCCAGATACAGATGGATCATCCCGGCCGGGTTGCACGGCAAAGGAGGAGAGAGTAAACTTCGCTCGGTGTTATGAGTTCGATTAACCTCATTCTTGGTTCCCACAATAGCCAAATTCTCGATCTCTCCGAAGCTGATCAAAAAGCTCAGTATGAGTATAGTATCAAGCCGTTTCTAAAGCTTCTCTACAATCGGAGGGATCTGAACTTTACGCTCTACTATTCTGGACTTCTTCTGGAGTGGCTGGAGAAACACCATTCCGAGTTTGTCGATGTTCTCCTGGAGATGGTTCGGCGAAAGCAGGTAGAGCTTCTGGGGGGAGCCTTTTTTGAGCCTCTCTTGCCTCTGATTCCCAAGACGGACAGAATTGGTCAAATCGAGCGCATGACCACCCATCTGCGCAAGTGCTTTGGTCGACGCCCTCGGGGCGCGTGGGTTCCTGAAAGCGTCTGGGATCAGCGGATCGCGGCGAGCATGAATACCGGCGGGCTGGATTACGTCCTCTTGCGGGAGTCCGTATTTGGCGGAGGGCTCCCTCTGGAGAACCAGTTCTGGCCCGTCCTGACCGAGGATCAGGGGAAAACCCTTCTTGTTCTTCCCGTGGCGCATCATCTGAGTGAGACGCTCTTTCAGCAGACCCCTGAGGATGTGATGGCCTTCCTGAGGCGTGTGAACGAAGAGAATCCCCCACGGCAGGGAGGGGACAATTCAGCCCTGCGGCCCGTGGTGGCCCTGATGTTTAACGGAGCTCAAATTGGCTACAGCCCCGAGCAATCCGCTGCGGCCATGGTGTGGTACGAGCGGTTTCTGGATCTGGTGACGGCAAACCGGGACTGGATTCATGTGGATGTGCCCGGCAGAATGCTTCAGCAGGGACGGCCCGTGGATCGTGTCTATGCACCGGCCAGCACGGTATCGGCCCTCCTGGGGCGGTTGTCGCCGAAGGGAGCCTCCGAGGAAGATCGGGAACCACCGGGAAGTGGCGAGGCACTCCGGATGGAGAAGAGCAGTTTCCGCTCGATCATGGAGATGTATCCCGAGAGTGCACGTCTCTACGCCCGAATGCAGCATACCCATGTGCTGGTAAACCAGATTCGCGGGGACAAGTACCGGAAAATGACGGCCCGCGAGGAGCTGTGGCGGGGGCAAAGCCATTTTGCTTACTGGCCAAACAGCTCCGGGGGAATCTATCGGTCAAATCTGCGCAAGGCTACCTACGCGGCTCTGATAGAGGCCGAAAAGACCACGCGGGAGCGGGGCGTTTTTATTCCGGCTATCTCCCGGGTCGATGTGGATCTGGATGGCCGCGAAGAGGTTTTGTACCAGGGAAACGAGATTAACGCCTATCTTCACCGCTTTGGTGCACGCCTCTTCGAGCTGGATTGCATCAGCAAGAACTGGAATTATCTGGATACCTTTCAGCGGTGCCCCGAGGAATTCCACGACGAGGCCACGGTGACGGCCGGGTACGACCTCTGGCCCAGGGCCGGTTTTGTGGACCACCTCCTCCTGCCCGAAAACACCGCTGCCGAGTTCTCCCGAGGGGAGCGGCGCTCTCTCTGTGACATCTCTTCCCTGGAATACCAGATCAAATCTCTTGACAAGGATCACAACGCTGTCGTTTTTCGGGGCACCTGCCGAACGGATGATACCCTGGTGGAGTTGGTCCTGCAGAAGCGGTATCGCTTTATCAAGAACCGTATCGAGGTTGACTATGAGATCGAGAACACCGGGATGGAAGCTCTGGAGGCGGTCTTTGCTGTGGAGCTGAATCTCTCCTTCCATTCCCTTGAGGTGGACAGTCTGCGCCTGCACGTCCGTCAGGGGCGCTTGCGACAGGAGATCGCCCCCGATATGACTGAGCTTCAGGGGATATCGGACATTCAGTTTCATGATTTGCGCAATAACACGAGGATTCAGGTCAATCCGGGGGAACGGCCCGATCTGTGGAGCTTTCCCGTGGAGGCCGTCGGGTTTCTGGGAGATCGCCTTCACTGGTTTTACCAGTCAAACTGTAGTGTCTTTCGCTGGCCGCTGAATCTCTCCCCGGGCGAGGCCCGGACCATCTCCCTTTCCGTCAAAGTGGAACAGAATCGATAACCCCCTCCACCTTCCGGGGGGCTCTGATCCGGGAGCGGTGCCTGGCCTGTGGGGTGCTCTTCAGGAGCCTCCCTGGAAGGTTCTCCGCTGGAGGATTCCTTCAGTCCAGGGCCGGACTTCCTGGGAGAGCGGCCCCCGGGCTGCCAGAAGAAACTCCGCGAAGGCCGGTTCCCGGCGCCCGTCAAAGTAGAGGGCTTGTCCCAAATAAAACCGTACCCGGTGCTCAAGATCCTGGCTCAAGGGGAGTTCCAGAATATTTCGCAGGAGTTCCGTGGTGCGGGCGTAGTCCCCCTTCTCGAAATGGCCAGTGATAACCTGTGCCACCGTTCGCTCCGTCCCTTCTGTTGCGGAATCGCGCTCCTGGGGAAGAATCCGGGGGATCGGGTTGAAGAGCTGGTCCCGGGGGGCATCTTCCAGAAGGCGTGCCAGGCTGCGCCGGGTTTCGGGGTGCAACTCCTGGGGCTGTCCCTGATAGGGGATGTCCCGAACGATCAGCCGATGGCTTCCCGGGACAGCCTCGCTGGACAGTTCCAGCATCGGTAGCGGGGCGGGGCGTTTGGGAGGGCTTGTCAGCCGAAGGTGGGAGTGGATGGTTCCCCGGAGGGGTATTTCTGTAGACTCCCGGAGTACGTTCGATCCGGGAACGATCTCCACGGACCCTCTCTCGACGAGAGAGGTGTCGAAGACCCCGTAATAGTAGGCTACACCGGGGATGGCGTGGTCAACGAACCGTCGGGTATCGCTGTCGATGCGTTCCAGCAAGGTTGCTTCTGCCAGGGCTGTGTCGTCGGTCAGGGGCTTCAGGCTGCGGTAGATCGCCAGCTCCCGGCCTCCCCGGGAGGGGGTGAACCGGAGAACCACCACCGTGTCCTGGGGCTGGGCCACCAGATCGTAGACGCGGGCAGCCCGGTCTTCTTCGGTATCGAGTCGGGAGACCTTCACGGGGCGAATTGTCTTGTTCCGGAAGGGAACAAAGACGGGAAACTCCTGGTCCTCGCTGTCTACCGCTACCACGGCGTAGAAATAGGATCCCACCTCGGGAGGGGTATCGAGATAGGTCTCCACTCCCGGGTATGTGGTGTGAAGGTGTTGAGCTCCGGGAAAGGTCTCAGGGGTGATTTCCCGGGTGTGGCGGTAGATGCGATAGGTTCCGCCAGGGAGATCCTGGGAATCTCTCCAGGTGAGGCGGATCTGGGGGTCCCGAAGGGCAACGCGAAGCCGTGATACAAAGGGGGCAAAGACCTCCTGCCTCGCTTCGTCCGTCTGCTCCCTGGGAGGGGTTTCCCCGGGCTGAGTTTCTCCCTGGAGGGGAGATGGTCCTGTAACCGCAACGGCGATCATGAAGATAAGAAAAAACCGGGATGTCCTTCGATTCATGCACTCCTCCCTTGTCTAGTCATCGGCATGGACGCGCCCCTTCCGTAGCCCCGGAAGGGTGTAAAAGGCTTCCGGAGGTGCGATCGCCCGGGAAACGGATCAATCGGGAGCTCACGCCCCGTTCAAAAACCAGATGACCCTTCAGGACGATGGCTCCTTCCGGATGATGCCCCCCTTCAGGAAAAGGACGAGAAGGGATGGGGGAGAAGTTCTCCCAGGGTGAGGGTCCGCTCTATTCCCTGGAGACTTGCCAGATGGATCGGCGTGGAGGGAGGGCAAAACTCCTGGATTACCTGGAGGCAGAGGGCGCAGGGCACCGCCGGGGGGGAGGCATCGGTGACTACCATAATCCGGGCAACAGAAATGGTGCCGTAGCGGGCGATGGCGGTGAAGAGGGCGTTTCGCTCTGCACAGACCGTGGCGCCGTAGCTGGCGTTTTCCACGTTGCACCCTGTGATGATATCCCGGGGGTTGTCCAGCAGAAGGGCTGCTCCTACCTTGAAGCCCGAGTAGGGCGTGTAGGCCTTCTGACGGGCCTCCAGGGCCTTGTGAAAGAGTTGTTCCTGTTCGTCCATAGGAAGGGTATTGTATCGTCCGGGGTGAAAGGGTGCAATGTTTTCTTCGGTTTTCATGGCTCCGGGGCCTTTCCCGGCGCCGGGAATTTTCCGGCCTTGGGCACCGCCTATTGGCCGGGAAGGATGGTGGAATAGACATAGCCCCGGGGCCCCTGGCGGGGAATCTCCTGGAGATACTGCAGAAGTTCCTGCCGGCTCCACCAGGAACGGGATAGCACCAGCCGGTGGGTCTCGTCGAGGGAAAAATTATGGCGGTATGGGCCAAGTCGTTCCAGTCGGAGAATTGCCCGGAGCATGACATCGGGGTCTTCCGGATTGAAGCAGATTCGCACCGACCTGACCGCCCGGGAGAGTCCTGCCAGGATCTCATCTTCCTCGTTCTGGTAATGAACCGAGAGAAAATCGGGAATTCCCTGCCGGGAGATTTCCCGATCCACCGGGGATGGTTCCTGGAGGTGTTCTGCTTCCATGAGGACCATCCGTCCCTGTTGACGGCGAACAGCCCGGCGAAGCGCCCCGGGGACGGGGCCCGCCGCCAGGGCGAGGCCACCCCGGGGAATAAAGGTGGAAAAATGTGCAACCTCCCGGGAGGAGGGAAAGATGGCCATGGCTTTTCCCTGTTCTATTTCAGGGCTGCCTGGATTCGTTCCATGGCCCGCTCGACCTTTTCCCGATCGTTAAAGGCGCTGATGCGAATATAGCCTTCTCCGGCCGCTCCGAAACCTGCTCCCGGGGTTGTGACCACACCGGCTTTCTCCAGGAGTAGATGGAACAGTTCCCACGAGGGGCGCTGAGCATCCACCCAGACATAGGGCGCGTTTTTTCCGCCGTAGCTGTTGAATCCTGCCTGGTCCAGCCCCTGACGGATGATCCGGGCGTTTTCCAGGTAGTAGTCTGTGAGGGATCGGACCTCTTCCGTGCCCCGGGGGGTGTAGATCGCTCCGGCAGCGCGCTGTATGGGGTAGGAGGCTCCGTTAAACTTGGTGGTCTGGCGGCGGGCCCAGAGATCCCGCACGGCCACGGGGGTGCCGTTGCTTGTCCAGGCCTGAACCGTGGGGGGGATGACGGTATAGGCACAGCGGAGGCCCGTGAAACCTGCCGTTTTGGAGAAGCTGCGAAACTCCACGGCGCAGGTTTCGGCTCCGGGTATCTCAAAGATCGAGTGAGGCAGATCGGGGTCCCTGATGAAGGAGACGTAGGCGGCATCAAAGAGGATGAGGGCTTGGTGTTTCCGGGCGTATTCCACGTATGCAGCGAGTTGTTCCCGCGTGGCGGTTGCTCCCGTGGGGTTGTTGGGGAAGCAGAGATAGATCAGGTCCACCTCTTCTTTGGGCGGAGGTGGTACAAAACCGTTTTCTTTCGTGCCTGCCAGGTAGGTGAGTCCCTGGTAGCGACCGTTCTCGAATACTCCTGTGCGTCCCGCCATAACGTTGGTATCGACGTAGACCGGATAGACCGGGTCCGGCACGGCCACGCGCAGGTCAGGCGAAAAAAGCTCCTGGATATTTCCGGTGTCGCATTTGGATCCGTCGCTCACAAAGACGTCGTCGGGAGAGATCGCTACCCCCCTGCTCTGGAAGTCCTCACGGGCGATCGCCTCCCGAAGAAAATCGTAGCCCTGTTCCGGTCCGTATCCGCGAAAGGTGTCGGGTGATGCCATCTCGTCTATGGCTGTGTGGAGTGCCTCCAGGGTAGCGGCTGGCAGTGGACGAGTTACATCGCCGATTCCGAGCTTGATTATGTCCTGTTCCGGGTGTGCCTCCTGGTGGGCCCGGATGCTTTTGGCTATATCCACAAAGAGGTAGGATGCGGCGAGTTTCTGATAGTGTTCGTTAATTTGTATCATCTTTGTTTGTCTCCAGTTTTCGTCCCGGTTCTTGTCTCCGGTTCTTGTCTCCGGTAGATAAAATACGCGATAGTAACGGTCATGAAAAGGGTGCGGCCGCGAATCCTCGCAGAGCCGTGAGAAGACGACGATCATGAAGAGGATGCAATAATGAGAGAAAAAGAGCGGGAGCCCTCACGAGCCACGGTCGACTATGGGGTCCTCTTCCAGGCGTGCCGTCAGGAGTTGCTTCGGGGGGCGCCGAGGCAGGCGGGGCTGCAACTGGTCTGTGATCTTTTGAGACGGGAGGTTTCCCATTACGACTGGTTCGGTTTGTATATCGCTGTTCCCGAAGAACGGATGCTGGTGCTGGGGCCTTTCTCGGGGTCTCCCACGGAGCATGTGCGGATTCCCTACGGGCGGGGTATCTGCGGGCAGGCGGCGGAACGGGCAGAGACGTTCCTGGTGGACGATGTTTCCGCCCAGGAGAATTATCTTGCCTGTAGTCTCAGTGTCCGTAGCGAGATTGTGGTGCCGATATTCGGGCCTCCCGGTTCGGATCGGGAGGGGGTGGTGATCGGCGAGATCGATATTGATTCCCACAGGCCGGGAGCCTTTTCCGGGGAGGACCAGCGGTTTCTTCAGGATCTGGCCCTTGAAATGGCTCCCTTTGTTCCGAGGGTCCCTTCCGTCGGCTAGGGGGATTCCTCTTCTTCTTCCCGTGAGGTTTTCATCCAGAGGCCTCGCTGGATCGATCCGTTTCCGAATCGGTCGCGAAGTTGGCGGATTGTGGGGTCCAGGGCGTCTTCCCGGGAATCCCGGTCCCGGGTTTCCCGGGGAAAGAGGTCCTGCTGAAGGGGTTCGGTCCAGGAGTTCCTGCGGGCTTCTCCGGCGATTCCCACCCCCAGAAGCCGCAGGGGTTTTCCCTCCCGTCGTTTCTCCAGGAGTTGCCAGGCTACGGTGGCAAGTTTCCGGGTTCCCTCGGGGGGATCGGTCAGGGTGCGGGAGGCGGAGTGCGTCTCGAAGGAGGGGAAACGGAGCTTTACCTGCACTGTGGGGCCGCGCCAGTCTTCCTGAAGAGAGCGCTGGATCACCTCTTCGGCCATTGCCAGGAGATGCTGCTTCAGGAGCACCGGATCAGCGATGTCCTCAGGAAAGGTGCGTTCTGCCGAGATGCTGTGTCGCTCGTGGAGGCCTTCGTGGATGCCCGGGTCCTGGCCACGGCAGAGCAGGTAGAGGAACTC from Alkalispirochaeta americana harbors:
- a CDS encoding alpha-amylase/4-alpha-glucanotransferase domain-containing protein, with product MSSINLILGSHNSQILDLSEADQKAQYEYSIKPFLKLLYNRRDLNFTLYYSGLLLEWLEKHHSEFVDVLLEMVRRKQVELLGGAFFEPLLPLIPKTDRIGQIERMTTHLRKCFGRRPRGAWVPESVWDQRIAASMNTGGLDYVLLRESVFGGGLPLENQFWPVLTEDQGKTLLVLPVAHHLSETLFQQTPEDVMAFLRRVNEENPPRQGGDNSALRPVVALMFNGAQIGYSPEQSAAAMVWYERFLDLVTANRDWIHVDVPGRMLQQGRPVDRVYAPASTVSALLGRLSPKGASEEDREPPGSGEALRMEKSSFRSIMEMYPESARLYARMQHTHVLVNQIRGDKYRKMTAREELWRGQSHFAYWPNSSGGIYRSNLRKATYAALIEAEKTTRERGVFIPAISRVDVDLDGREEVLYQGNEINAYLHRFGARLFELDCISKNWNYLDTFQRCPEEFHDEATVTAGYDLWPRAGFVDHLLLPENTAAEFSRGERRSLCDISSLEYQIKSLDKDHNAVVFRGTCRTDDTLVELVLQKRYRFIKNRIEVDYEIENTGMEALEAVFAVELNLSFHSLEVDSLRLHVRQGRLRQEIAPDMTELQGISDIQFHDLRNNTRIQVNPGERPDLWSFPVEAVGFLGDRLHWFYQSNCSVFRWPLNLSPGEARTISLSVKVEQNR
- a CDS encoding Rnf-Nqr domain containing protein, whose protein sequence is MQLGALLLTAAVAQNVVLVHFLAPWPLPDLVRSVRRSVLFSLGITLALVWVSLLYGALFRFVLLPLSLEYLATVSLLGVLAFSSAGGIALVSFFSPFSREHCARVLPVVFFNSTLFVVPMAIAAEVDSLRLMPAVAAAAGLGLFCALVPVAAVIRHLQGVRLPRVLRGEVIVLLAAAVFALALQQIDGLLASFIYPLW
- a CDS encoding GAF domain-containing protein; the protein is MREKEREPSRATVDYGVLFQACRQELLRGAPRQAGLQLVCDLLRREVSHYDWFGLYIAVPEERMLVLGPFSGSPTEHVRIPYGRGICGQAAERAETFLVDDVSAQENYLACSLSVRSEIVVPIFGPPGSDREGVVIGEIDIDSHRPGAFSGEDQRFLQDLALEMAPFVPRVPSVG
- a CDS encoding RnfABCDGE type electron transport complex subunit D, with the protein product MNDRVAAGAVELPQFPHSFRYLTVHGIYWRLVVAAAIPVIAGVLRGGVPALILVVASVTGAVLADLLAAALLSGQSALPSEGRAVYLGLVVAALLPVSVDPVIATAASLLTVFAGVWLFGGPGRYWIHPSLVGIALAGALVPSAGTVLEGGGATLFSFLPELLSQAVPSLEHFLLEPLGVRVPREAWSLILGETGLSGSAMTAGLVWPSLLGAMIVFGEDLAPAVTSLLFLLSYLGLVWLLGGLPLGEGLAGGDPLQAMFMTNAVFVLVFVLADPGSRPSSRGGMAAFGILAGSLAALFWVSREVVIPATAAVFIAGFFIPLLDILVCKVRRW
- the cdd gene encoding cytidine deaminase, yielding MKTEENIAPFHPGRYNTLPMDEQEQLFHKALEARQKAYTPYSGFKVGAALLLDNPRDIITGCNVENASYGATVCAERNALFTAIARYGTISVARIMVVTDASPPAVPCALCLQVIQEFCPPSTPIHLASLQGIERTLTLGELLPHPFSSFS
- a CDS encoding LL-diaminopimelate aminotransferase produces the protein MIQINEHYQKLAASYLFVDIAKSIRAHQEAHPEQDIIKLGIGDVTRPLPAATLEALHTAIDEMASPDTFRGYGPEQGYDFLREAIAREDFQSRGVAISPDDVFVSDGSKCDTGNIQELFSPDLRVAVPDPVYPVYVDTNVMAGRTGVFENGRYQGLTYLAGTKENGFVPPPPKEEVDLIYLCFPNNPTGATATREQLAAYVEYARKHQALILFDAAYVSFIRDPDLPHSIFEIPGAETCAVEFRSFSKTAGFTGLRCAYTVIPPTVQAWTSNGTPVAVRDLWARRQTTKFNGASYPIQRAAGAIYTPRGTEEVRSLTDYYLENARIIRQGLDQAGFNSYGGKNAPYVWVDAQRPSWELFHLLLEKAGVVTTPGAGFGAAGEGYIRISAFNDREKVERAMERIQAALK
- a CDS encoding Rnf-Nqr domain containing protein, whose protein sequence is MNRDIIKGVAEGNPLWVTPLALPLALFASQSWYMTAIFALAVPLLLVLTHAIAALLERWFPPDYSLLVVLLVGGALISLTELGLAFAGIILPTRALYLFRSIAVSGVMLWPVREGCRRGESYADRICRITGLALGFLVGLVILSVIRIPIIQGGFKPANSVAFGLFLLALGRIVVNKVSVRGDSPHKENH